atcTAAAACAACAGAATAAATGTAACAAACATACTTTTCATTTTAATGAACTAAGCAACAGTATTCTAAATGATAGCAAGCGAGGTGTGCTAGGCAAATAAATGTTCACTCCCAAGATCTACACTCATTTACTTCCATATCCCAACTTCTTTTTATAAGATCCAAACACTCCTCGTGGTCCGTCCAAAAAGCTTCAAACTTAAACTCCCTTTTGCCTCTAGCTTTTGCCTCCATATTCACTACTAGGAGACTATGGTCTGAGCTCACTGCTGGAATATCTGTAAGAACTACATTTGAAAACACTTATTTCCATTTCCAATTTACTAGTACTTTGTCTAATCTCTCTTTTATATTGAACCCATTCCTAGGATTGCTGAACCACGTGAATTTTCCGCCTTTCAAATTGAGGTCCATGAGTTTATTTGCATCTACGAATTCTCTGAACACCTCTATATGTATTTTTGGTTTAGGATTAAGCCCTACCTTTTCCCCTTGTGTTAAAATATCGTTAAAATCTCCGATATACGCCTGAGACCCATTCAGACAGTTATTACTTACAGAGAGCTCCTCCGATAGCTTCCTTCTTTGCTTAAACACCGGGTCACCATAAACAAAACACCCTTTCCAGCATTTTTCATTTCCTAAGTCAATGTCAGATTTAATAAAGTTATCACACCACGAATAAACAttcatatttatattaaatttccATAATAAACATAGCCCTCTGGACAATCCCCGGGGATCAACACAAAAAAACTTATCAAAATGAAGCTTTTTCTTAATCCTATTAATCTTCATTGCATTAGCTCTAGTTTTCATCAGGAACACTATGAAAGTAGAGTTATATTAAAGGTCTGGTTATTCGGTTCACTCAGTCGCAACTTCTGTTTCAGCTTGCTTGTTATCAACTTCTATTTTAGTTCTCTTGTCATCATCTACTTCTATTTCAGCTCTCGTGTCAGCAACTTCTGTTTCAATTTTATTAGCTCGCTCATCACCTATTTCGGTTTTCTCAGTTCTCTTGTCCTCAACCTTTATTTCTGTCTTCCCATTATCAGTGATCGCTTCCTCATCAACAAGACGCAGATCAGGATAATTTCTATGGTTCAATGAATGCAACCAGAGAGCCACAGTTCCATCCTTCTGTTCCGTAGAAGCAATATGAGAATATATGTACTTCATTTTGAAATCCTCAGCTTCTTTCTCGTATGCCTTCATTGACAATTCCTCATGGCTATCTTTCCATTTCTGGTTGtatgaagcaaagaagcactCATCCAAATATAGTCCTACCTCAGGGGCAGTAGGCACATTAATGTTAACATCCctgcattttttttgtttggaggtcaaaaaaataaagttagatGAGCATCACCCTGtatatcaaatcaaatttgaatATAACACAAGCTACAAAGGTAATTACTCACTTCTGCAAAGCTTTGTTGATAAGAGATTCTGGTGCACAGTTTCTCATGATTGCCACTGCAAGCCCAACCATCTTCCGTATTTGATGAAGCATGAAGCTCTGTCCAACAATCTCACACTTTACAAATTCCATGCCCTCAACAACAACAGTAGTCTTTGCCTCAAATGAAATAATGAAGCGTCGAGCAGCAGGGTCCTCAGCTTTTGTTCTAGTGGTGAAGTTGTGGAAGTTGTGAGTACCTACATAGTACTTCAAGATCCTATTAAATCTCTCTTTCTCCTCCAAACCGTAACTGAATCCGCTTCCTTTGGTAGGCCTATCCTCTCCATTAACTTCCTCTTCCTCGACTATGGCCGTGTTCACTGATCCACCATTCACAGGGGTATCCTCATCTTGAACAGGAACCATAGTTTCAAGATCGGTTTTCGAGTTCACATTGTCAACTAAAACCTTAACCTCATTACTGGATTCCTCAGTTTTAGAGTTCAAATTGTCAACTACAACCTTATCCTCATGACCAGATTCTTCATTTAAACATTTACCTTCACCTTTGCTCAAAGATACATCAATATCCTCTGTCAGTCCAGCATTAACCTTATCGTCTTTTCTGAATGAATCCACATCCATAGCTTCTTGTGTTAGATTGTGCTTTGCATTACCAACAAGCCCTACCACCTTACGACCTCTCTCAGAACACTCCAAACATTTAACAAGCTCATTTCCGGTTCCCAAACTAGCTAGGACGGTCTCTCTATCCCGATGACAAGATGGATCAAGAGCAAACACAGGAATGAGATAGACATACCTCCTGCGGTCACAGAACTTCTTGGCATTAAAAGATGCTGTTACACGCTTGTAACCAAAGATCCGTATCTGATCCGGAAGATTTGAATTAAGGCGATCAACAAGACCAGGGGGATCAATATAGAACCTGCCTGAAACAACCTGACCAACAGCACTGACTCCCTTATCTGTTCTAGCTGAGCGAGCCCAGTCATACCGTTTAGCAATTCCACGATCCTGTTCAGGGACAGCTCCAGACACATACAAGGCTTCTTCCATGTCACCTTCAATGGTCTTGGCCCCGGGGTTTTTCTGCATACCCTGATAGCCAACGCCACAATAAGCAAAGAATATGGCAATCTTACGACGCTTGTACCTTTTCTTGGTGCCTGTGGCAG
Above is a genomic segment from Arachis stenosperma cultivar V10309 chromosome 1, arast.V10309.gnm1.PFL2, whole genome shotgun sequence containing:
- the LOC130969958 gene encoding uncharacterized protein LOC130969958 codes for the protein MENSDTSLTSSSLPPPPPPPALVVTEEPEPKKQKMSTSTSDDEECTTATGTKKRYKRRKIAIFFAYCGVGYQGMQKNPGAKTIEGDMEEALYVSGAVPEQDRGIAKRYDWARSARTDKGVSAVGQVVSGRFYIDPPGLVDRLNSNLPDQIRIFGYKRVTASFNAKKFCDRRRYVYLIPVFALDPSCHRDRETVLASLGTGNELVKCLECSERGRKVVGLVGNAKHNLTQEAMDVDSFRKDDKVNAGLTEDIDVSLSKGEGKCLNEESGHEDKVVVDNLNSKTEESSNEVKVLVDNVNSKTDLETMVPVQDEDTPVNGGSVNTAIVEEEEVNGEDRPTKGSGFSYGLEEKERFNRILKYYVGTHNFHNFTTRTKAEDPAARRFIISFEAKTTVVVEGMEFVKCEIVGQSFMLHQIRKMVGLAVAIMRNCAPESLINKALQKDVNINVPTAPEVGLYLDECFFASYNQKWKDSHEELSMKAYEKEAEDFKMKYIYSHIASTEQKDGTVALWLHSLNHRNYPDLRLVDEEAITDNGKTEIKVEDKRTEKTEIGDERANKIETEVADTRAEIEVDDDKRTKIEVDNKQAETEVATE